A single region of the Oryzias latipes chromosome 21, ASM223467v1 genome encodes:
- the LOC101167407 gene encoding protocadherin-8 produces MRARSNFHFTTVQFIKRELRREPAADVKACLAHKEAARRGKISRKMTKGTLLTCWVFIFSLHQFLFTSWARSEGNTVRLQTREEEPPGTVIGNLAKDMSLSLSHSSKSNFRMMKQFNDSFIRVRESDGELSVGERIDRERICRHTPQCLITFDVVNFSKDRYKLIHVEVEIKDINDNSPEFPSKEYMVEISENAALGSRIPLDPAVDADVGSNYIQSYQISVNSHFTIDVLLRADGVKYAELVLMKELDRETQSFYNVELVATDGGNPYRSGSSKITVKVTDFNDNSPVFDQNSFSVSLPEDAPPGTVILDLNAVDADEGLNGEVVYGFGKQVSHEIRELFQVDSKSGHLTLRSPVDFEDKSTYEVDVQATDLGPNPTPSVCKIIIHVTDVNDNAPEISITPMTSITTGVAHISEAADRDSLVALISTMDRDSGINSQVHCTLYGHDHFKLRQAHEDSYMIVTAAALDRERIREYNLTVMAEDFGSPPLRKITQFTIRLNDENDNAPHFAKAVYEVPVVENNAPGAYITTVEASDADLGNNGKITYRLVEGVIMGSPVNTFVSLNSMSGSIYALRSFNYEVMKQLDIHVQASDGGSPQLQSTAIIRLKIVDQNDNQPAIIEPPLFKGSAEVFLPKDAPAGYVVTQIKATDADEGTNAQLSYKIAEGGHLGFSIHKDTGKVHVSRQLAYDPTDMVKIIISVSDHGSPSLTSTAALILSFIEGTIPSLPSLAEEGNEEGFEWDTSVAIIIVLAGSCSLLLLAIILITTICSRRKKEAKEGRFDEKENAANVEKVESGHIDSLIANHNGKAFDSHQFSEDPSLANSNTAGSGCEDDKQTSGMFEPNNRMEGKLKGYSTLPGYGKETVRPITIWKGNSFTTISAREPHFSGKDSGKGDSDFNDSDSDISGDVHKKESPPINSLWACTNECKVLGHSDRCWSPSATRPNTSMACGPHLSTFSKTATLPRDARRENYYPALLPKTSGLQSVYEKVQHQEFDYILVGPPTPARIQETDEISIPEYTNS; encoded by the exons ATGCGCGCAAGGAGCAACTTTCACTTCACAACAGTTCAGTTCATAAAGCGGGAGCTGCGCCGGGAGCCTGCAGCAGATGTGAAGGCTTGTTTGGCGCACAAAGAGGCTGCTCGCCGGGGAAAGATTAGCAGAAAGATGACAAAGGGCACACTTCTAActtgttgggtttttattttctccctCCATCAGTTTTTATTCACCTCATGGGCGCGTTCGGAGGGTAATACTGTGAGGTTGCAGACCCGAGAAGAGGAGCCACCAGGAACGGTCATCGGAAACCTTGCCAAGGACATGTCCTTGAGTCTGTCACATTCCTCCAAGAGCAATTTCAGGATGATGAAACAATTCAACGACTCGTTCATTAGGGTGAGAGAAAGCGACGGAGAACTCTCTGTCGGGGAGCGGATCGACAGAGAAAGAATCTGCAGGCACACTCCACAGTGCCTGATTACTTTTGATGTGGTTAATTTCTCCAAAGATCGCTACAAATTGATTCACGTTGAGGTGGAAATAAAAGACATTAATGACAACTCCCCGGAGTTCCCCAGCAAGGAATACATGGTGGAGATCTCTGAGAACGCAGCACTTGGATCCCGTATCCCATTAGACCCAGCCGTGGACGCTGATGTGGGGTCAAACTACATTCAAAGCTATCAGATTTCTGTGAACAGTCACTTTACCATAGATGTGCTCCTGAGAGCGGATGGGGTTAAATATGCGGAATTGGTTCTCATGAAAGAGCTTGACAGAGAGACTCAGTCGTTTTATAATGTGGAGCTGGTCGCCACAGACGGAGGGAACCCGTACAGATCCGGGTCCTCAAAAATCACCGTCAAAGTGACGGACTTCAATGACAACAGTCCCGTGTTTGACCAGAACAGTTTCTCCGTCAGTTTGCCGGAGGACGCGCCGCCTGGCACAGTGATCCTGGACTTGAACGCAGTTGACGCTGACGAGGGTTTGAACGGAGAGGTGGTTTACGGCTTTGGAAAGCAGGTTTCTCATGAGATCCGAGAACTTTTCCAAGTGGATAGTAAATCGGGTCACCTGACGCTGCGGAGCCCCGTGGATTTTGAGGATAAAAGCACGTACGAGGTGGACGTGCAAGCGACTGATCTGGGACCGAACCCGACCCCCTCAGTGTGCAAAATCATCATTCACGTGACAGACGTAAACGACAATGCCCCAGAAATCAGTATCACCCCCATGACCTCCATCACGACAGGTGTGGCGCACATCAGCGAGGCGGCAGACAGGGACAGTCTGGTGGCGCTgatcagcaccatggacagagACTCAGGCATCAACAGCCAGGTTCACTGCACGCTGTATGGCCACGACCACTTCAAACTCCGGCAGGCTCACGAAGACAGCTACATGATTGTGACAGCTGCCGCTCTGGACAGGGAAAGGATAAGGGAGTACAACTTGACCGTCATGGCTGAGGATTTCGGGTCCCCCCCGCTTAGAAAAATCACCCAATTCACCATTAGACTAAACGATGAGAATGACAACGCCCCCCACTTTGCCAAAGCCGTCTATGAGGTCCCAGTGGTGGAAAACAATGCCCCGGGCGCCTACATCACCACAGTTGAGGCCAGCGACGCTGATCTGGGCAACAATGGGAAAATCACTTACAGGCTTGTGGAGGGTGTGATCATGGGGTCCCCAGTTAATACCTTTGTGTCTCTCAATTCAATGTCTGGCTCCATATATGCACTGAGGAGTTTCAATTATGAGGTGATGAAACAGCTGGACATACATGTTCAAGCAAGTGATGGCGGGTCGCCACAGCTGCAGAGCACAGCCATCATCAGATTAAAAATAGTTGATCAGAATGACAACCAGCCTGCTATCATAGAGCCCCCTCTCTTCAAGGGTTCTGCTGAGGTTTTCCTGCCCAAAGACGCTCCCGCGGGTTACGTCGTAACCCAAATAAAAGCCACAGATGCTGACGAAGGCACAAACGCACAGCTGTCCTATAAAATCGCAGAGGGGGGGCACCTGGGTTTCTCCATCCACAAAGACACAGGGAAGGTGCATGTCAGTCGACAACTGGCGTATGATCCTACAGACATGGTCAAAATAATCATTTCCGTCAGTGATCATGGATCCCCCTCACTGACCTCCACAGCTGCActtattttgagttttattgaaGGTACCATACCAAGTTTGCCTTCATTGGCTGAGGAAGGCAACGAGGAGGGGTTTGAATGGGACACATCCGTGGCCATAATTATAGTCCTGGCAGGGAGCTGCTCCCTGCTCCTGCTGGCCATCATTCTCATCACAACCATTTGCAGCCGCCGCAAGAAAGAGGCCAAGGAGGGGAGGtttgatgaaaaagaaaatgcagccaATGTGGAAAAAGTGGAAAGCGGACATATTGATTCACTGATTGCCAACCACAACGGCAAGGCATTTGATAGCCATCAATTTTCAGAGGACCCTTCGCTAGCCAACAGCAACACAGCAGGGTCAGGCTGTGAAGATGACAAGCAGACATCTGGCATGTTTGAGCCAAACAACAGAATGGAGGGGAAACTAAAG gGCTACTCCACACTGCCTGGATATGGAAAAGAAACTGTCAGGCCAATAACAATATGGAAAGGAAATTCATTCACAACAATCTCAGCAAGAGAGCCCCATTTCAGTGGCAAGGACAGTGGAAAAGGGGACAGCGACTTTAACGACAGCGACTCAGACATCAGCGGGGATGTGCACAAAAAAGAGTCACCACCAATAAACA GTCTTTGGGCGTGCACAAACGAAT